The Carassius gibelio isolate Cgi1373 ecotype wild population from Czech Republic chromosome B22, carGib1.2-hapl.c, whole genome shotgun sequence genome window below encodes:
- the LOC127988036 gene encoding hemicentin-2-like, producing MGPGVFGETVSVLEGDSVTLNTDLTEILEDDDILWKFGAEMSLIAEISREKQIFYKYDNVPDGIFRDRLKLDNQTGSLTIMNITTQHAGLYELQISGAKLTSKTFSVSVYAHLPVPNITRDCSSSSSSSASSYCSLLCSVVNLSHVTLSWYKGNSLLSSISVSDLSISLSLPLEVEYQEKNSYSCVINNPISNQTTHLDISQLCHTCSGVFEVSLIKGDSVTLSTDVTEIPENNDILWTFGVGSSLIAEIRREKQIFSMYDVPDGIFRDRLKLDYQTGSLTITNITTQHTGVYELQISGAKLASKTFSVSVYGRLSVPNITRDCSSSSSSSCSLVCSVVNVGHVTLTWYKRNSLLSSISVSDLSISLSLPLEVEYQDRNSYSCVINNPISHQTRNLEISKLCQPCADSDSLTVLISVAVAEFLLIFAGFGIFCICWKCRKADEEGKCLLFI from the exons ATGGGGCCTG gtgtgtttggtgagaCAGTGTCAGTgttggagggagattctgtcacactaaacactgatcttactgaaatactTGAAGACGATGACATACTGTGGAAATTTGGAGCTGAAATGTCTCTCATAGCTGAAATCAGTCGGGAGAAACAAATCTTTTACAAATATGATAATGTTCCTGATGGgatattcagagacagactgaagctggacaatcaaactggatctctgaccatcatgaacatcacaactcaacatgCTGGACTCTATGAACTACAGATAAGTGGAGCAAAACTGAcatcaaaaacattcagtgtttctgtctatg CACATCTGCCTGTTCCTAACATTACCAGAGactgttcttcatcatcatcatcttcagcaTCATCCTATTGTTCATTGTTGTGCTCAGTGGTGAATttgagtcatgtgactctctcctggtacaaaggaaacagtttattgtccagcatcagtgtgtctgatctcagcatcagtctctctctacctctggaggtggaatatcaggagaaaaacagctacagctgtgtgatcaacaatcccatcagcaaccagaccacacatctggacattagtcaactctgtcacacatgttcag GTGTATTTGAGGTGTCATTGATaaagggagattctgtcactctgaGCACTGATGTTACTGAAATACCTGAAAACAATGACATACTGTGGACATTTGGAGTTGGTAGTTCTCTCATAGCTGAAATCAGAAGAGAGAAACAAATCTTCTCAATGTATGATGTTCCTGATGGGATATTCAGAGATAGACTGAAGCTGGActatcaaactggatctctgaccatcacaaacatcacaactcaacacacTGGAGTCTATGAACTACAAATAAGTGGAGCAAAACTGGcatcaaaaacattcagtgtttctgtctatg gtCGTCTGTCTGTTCCTAACATTACCAGAGACtgctcttcttcatcatcatcatcttgttcactggtgtgttcagtggtgaatgtgggtcatgtgactctcacCTGGTACAaaagaaacagtttattgtccagcatcagtgtgtctgatctcagcatcagtctatctctacctctggaggtggaatatcaggatagaaacagctacagctgtgtgatcaacaatcccatcagccaCCAGACCAGAAATCTGGaaatcagcaaactctgtcaGCCATGTGCAG ACTCAGATTCTTTGACAGTGTTGATCTCTGTTGCTGTTGCTGAATTTCTGTTGATTTTTGCTGGATTTGGGATCTTCTGCATCTGCTGGAAATGTAGAAAAGCTGATGAAGAAGGCAAGTGTCTCCTATTCATTTGA